In one Leptogranulimonas caecicola genomic region, the following are encoded:
- a CDS encoding LPXTG cell wall anchor domain-containing protein, which yields MNAHLSYGGPEGFSCEASSLIDKLSRALPGDSDLATIWLSNDSDYALEAVLSTTNNHEMNRQDSNALLSQVSMRLLDEETVLYEGTLEGGTLLEGVVLAQLPAHSSRAITCEIAVPSSLTNEQALAGVTTELLVMGRELPPASSELPKTGDDSLATPLLVGLLCFGGSLAALTGLVVSGRRLL from the coding sequence ATGAATGCTCATCTTAGCTATGGAGGTCCAGAAGGATTTAGCTGTGAGGCTTCATCTCTGATAGATAAGCTCTCTCGTGCGCTTCCCGGAGATAGTGATCTGGCTACTATTTGGCTTTCGAACGACTCTGATTATGCATTAGAGGCAGTGCTTAGTACTACGAATAATCATGAGATGAACCGGCAAGATTCTAACGCGCTGCTCTCGCAGGTATCGATGAGGCTATTGGATGAAGAAACAGTCCTCTATGAGGGTACTTTGGAGGGCGGTACATTGCTGGAGGGCGTTGTTTTGGCGCAGCTGCCTGCGCATAGCAGCCGAGCGATCACTTGTGAGATAGCTGTTCCATCAAGCCTTACCAATGAGCAAGCATTGGCTGGAGTCACCACAGAGCTGCTAGTTATGGGTCGTGAGCTACCCCCTGCGAGTTCTGAGCTACCTAAGACCGGTGACGATTCATTAGCAACTCCATTATTAGTGGGCTTGCTTTGTTTTGGTGGTTCCTTGGCGGCGCTCACAGGTTTAGTAGTGAGTGGAAGAAGACTACTATGA
- a CDS encoding L,D-transpeptidase family protein has translation MPLSPKGHAAHLAQGFPTGALAVKASVFQNKFGTLSANKINKAGSSHKKPSKLPPFLKPLLATVLALAAIYVAGGFFFSHFFMPNTSIQGRNVSLKSISEVAGSLSDRTDAYVLKVSGNGLDFSIPGNEIDLSFDASSYVKSAIQETHPWGWPFEVFIPHAIDHARGSSYSVDKVAALVNEACEAHNKDAKDPVNATIAFDKGSSMFAVVAEQAGTKVDTDKVLQQVNDALSTLETSVELGDDVLVQASITQDDESLAQAAEAANGFLSAKITLDLDGKNAGTIDSSKIIDWVTLNDSLEATLDADAVTAWGRDVLSKELDTVGSERSYTRPDGKQVTVVGGTYGWNVDSKSLATLITEAVVAGETTTIKVPTYQTAQILPGDGGRDWGNSYVDVDLSEQHVRYYDDSGNLVWETDCVSGDAAKNYQTPTGVYFINSNFNKSAPASVLRGKIDPETKKPEYETPVAYWMPFVGNSVGLHDADWRSKFGSNIYEYNGSHGCVNLPPDKAAELAGLINVGTVVVVHN, from the coding sequence ATGCCCTTGAGTCCTAAAGGCCATGCTGCTCATCTTGCCCAAGGTTTCCCTACCGGCGCCTTGGCAGTCAAGGCATCGGTATTCCAAAATAAGTTTGGAACTCTTTCTGCCAATAAGATCAACAAGGCAGGATCTTCTCATAAAAAGCCTAGCAAGCTCCCTCCCTTCCTCAAACCTTTACTTGCTACTGTCTTGGCGCTTGCCGCTATTTATGTGGCAGGCGGCTTCTTCTTTTCTCACTTCTTCATGCCTAATACTTCTATTCAGGGACGCAACGTTTCTCTCAAAAGCATAAGTGAGGTAGCGGGCAGTCTTTCCGACAGAACTGACGCCTATGTGCTCAAAGTCTCTGGCAATGGTCTGGATTTTTCCATTCCTGGAAATGAGATTGACTTGTCGTTCGATGCCTCCAGCTATGTCAAAAGTGCCATTCAAGAGACACATCCTTGGGGCTGGCCATTTGAAGTGTTTATTCCTCATGCCATCGATCATGCCCGCGGATCTTCTTATAGCGTGGATAAGGTTGCTGCCTTGGTTAACGAGGCGTGCGAGGCCCATAACAAAGATGCTAAAGACCCAGTAAACGCCACCATCGCCTTTGACAAAGGCTCTTCAATGTTTGCCGTAGTAGCAGAGCAGGCAGGAACAAAGGTCGATACCGATAAAGTCTTACAGCAGGTTAACGATGCCCTCTCCACCCTGGAAACCTCTGTAGAGCTTGGAGATGACGTTTTAGTACAGGCTTCTATCACTCAAGATGACGAAAGTCTGGCCCAAGCTGCCGAAGCTGCCAATGGTTTTCTTTCTGCAAAAATCACTCTGGATCTCGATGGCAAAAATGCAGGCACCATCGATTCTTCCAAGATTATCGATTGGGTAACCCTCAACGATAGCCTTGAGGCCACTCTCGATGCTGATGCAGTGACTGCTTGGGGCCGCGATGTGCTTTCCAAAGAGCTTGATACTGTGGGTTCAGAGCGTTCTTATACTCGCCCAGATGGAAAACAGGTCACGGTAGTTGGCGGCACATACGGTTGGAACGTGGACTCCAAATCTCTGGCCACGCTTATTACTGAAGCCGTAGTTGCAGGTGAAACCACCACTATCAAGGTTCCCACCTATCAAACTGCACAAATTCTTCCCGGTGACGGCGGACGAGATTGGGGCAATTCTTACGTCGACGTCGATCTCTCCGAGCAACATGTCCGGTATTACGACGACAGCGGCAACCTTGTCTGGGAAACCGATTGCGTCTCTGGTGATGCGGCTAAAAACTACCAGACTCCCACCGGCGTCTATTTCATCAATAGCAACTTTAATAAGAGCGCACCCGCTTCTGTGCTTCGCGGGAAAATCGACCCTGAGACAAAAAAACCTGAATACGAGACGCCTGTGGCCTATTGGATGCCTTTTGTAGGCAACTCTGTAGGTCTTCATGATGCTGATTGGCGCAGCAAGTTTGGTTCTAACATCTATGAATACAACGGGAGCCATGGGTGTGTGAATCTACCTCCCGACAAGGCGGCTGAACTTGCAGGCTTAATTAACGTAGGCACAGTTGTGGTAGTGCATAACTAG